The window ATCTTTATTAACAGTTATTATTACGACATAGTGCGAATTTTGTAACTGATAAAGGAACTGTTAACAAATGTTTCACACATTCCTCATCATGTATTGGAATTAAACTTTCTCTTCGCCGAATTAAATTACACGTAGAGTAGTGAATTAATCTGTATTAAATTACCAAAATTAAGGAATAATTACAGTTACGGATTTAAATATGTCAAGAAAACCTAACAGCGCAACAGCTAGGTTAAAACAAGATTATCTTAGATTAAAGAGAGATCCTGTTCCATACATAACTGCCGAACCTCTTCCAAGCAATATATTAGAAtggtaaatattatttgataCGCATAATATCATTAAATTATATAGTAATAAATCTTTTATGTAAACAATGCTGCCACAGAGGCAAATGCAGTCATGAAACTTGAATCATGTTTTAAATGGTTATGTACATTTTAATATAATTGTGTTTAATCTGGGGTCAAACATTAACAGAAAATATTATAGAGTTCATGTAccacttgttttatatatttaatatttaatgtgTTTTAAATCAGTCACTAGTCCATAAGACACTTTGtgacatttttaattattattcttttttttgtataatttaatttctttctctaCTTTATGAAAACAGTATTCAAAGCAATTTAAATTAAACCAAAGTTGTCAGCAATAGAAAATCTTGATGGGACAACAAACTATTAATAGAAAGAAGAAATTACTGATTTGAAAAAGACTGACTTTATAGTGTGCACTTAACGAAACAAATGAAAGAATTTATATGGCACCAACTTTTGTCTTTCATTACTTTAATATTTTGCCAGACTATTTGTTTCTTATTAATTAtcatttaattcttttttaagaaaatattaaagCTCTTTTCAAGAAACAGTAAGGATATGTTTTAACTATAAaacatttgtttttgttactttaaTCTGGCATTTGTACTTTTGaattttgctatttttttatttatctgtacTATTTATGTTATGTAATTGATGTATTTTATAgatatacataatttttttatttagataatgaATAATTACTTGAACCGTGAAGGATATTTGCATGTACATATTAAATACATCTTTATGTGACATTATTTAGAACTTTTATGTAAACAAAAATGTCTAACTATATTAAAGTATGCTGTTCTAGAGTGATTTTTATAGAGACATGTGAGATGAAATGTTTTTAGTgtaattttagttattttgtgTGATTTGTTGATTTACTATGATTTATTTCTTCAATTTGATGTCCCTTCTTTGTTTCTTGTTATCATCTTTCTTTCTTTGGTTGTTTAAAgcagtaaaattttcattttaggTATATTTTCAAATCTTTGCTGCATTCtcattttttcttgttatttaataATACGTAAGTCCTTAAAGTGAGctcttattattaaaaaacttcAGTTAAGCATGGAATTTACAATAcctaatattttttatctttttaggCACTATGTAGTCTGTGGTCCTGAAAAATCCTCTTATGAAGGGGGATATTACCATGGAAAACTGGTTTTTCCTAGAGAATTCCCCTTTAAACCGCCATCAATATACATGATTACTCCTAATGGAAGGTTCAAAACGAACAAAAAGCTCTGCTTGAGCATTTCAGACTTCCATCCAGATACCTGGAATCCAGCCTGGAGCGTATCTACCATTTTAACAGGCCTATTAAGTTTTATGGTGAGTAGTAATTCACAAATTGTTTCCccttaaaatcttttttttttcttgtcatTACAGCTTGAAAAGAGCCCTACTTTAGGAAGTATAGAGACCACAGATTATGATAAAAGACAATTTGCTTACCAATCTTTGGAGTTTAATTTGAAAGACAATTATTTCTGTGATTTGTTTCCTGATATTGTCGCTCAAATGCAAGTAAGTATACAGTACTAattaatacagtagactccctctataacgagaactgaaatggcagactaattacctcgttataagcggatctcgttatatccaacaacaataatattgtgcatacatatgaatatgtagttttctaaaacattaactttctatagtaaagccattcggagcaatataagatgctaataaatattgtttgaatggcgtttttaaaacaaagttgtttacttttattatcaatgaaatgcattaaaacaaaaaagagttgtttacttttactgtcaatgatatatgttaaaacaaaaaatctgtattctgcaaaaatgtataaagcgtttaaagttattttgtcatttttgaccgctttaaattgtccagtattctatctatcatattttctaaagatgtgaaacagttttatgcttcttcatttgcgttttgtccttggataaagtttctgacaacctttaaaacactttccacatcttgtctattagggcccatattattaggtgtgaatggtcaacccaatacaatgacacttgtgaatcataaattttacatttccgactaagaatcataaattgtaagaagtttattgcgggcggcccgcagttaaaaagggtatttatttatagctacggccgggccaaaacgtaaaaaacacgggacatctaatgtacctcgttataagcgaaacctcgtaataaccgtgttcgttataaagggagtatactgtatattaaTTAGagtatctttgttttttattatctGGTAAAAATatagatccctgattgattagtTTAAGTTTTGTGTTAATAACCATACATATGTTATATTTCCTGATATAGATAGATTTCGCAACCTAGAGAACCTTGGAAATGCGCATGCCcaaataaatgaattaattttaaaaacatgCAGTATGTTAATTTTATACTGAATTGCGTGACAGAGTTGCAGGTATAAAAATAGATTAGTATAAAATATATGGAGTATTTTCAATAAACACTTATGTTTATCTAAGCTTGAACATTTCTTAGTCAGTACGACTCATTTATCTTAATGTCTCACACAcaaagatataataaaattttactacttcCTGTTTTCGACCTGGAAAAAAATTggtatgtaaaatatttacaactatttacattgtttataaataaacttttgaaGAACAAAACAAAtctttgaaaaataaataaataatacaataagTAAAAAAGTTCAGtaaaaactaactcttgaaaaagttgaatgtagagtatgaATTCAGggagaactgtctgaaccttttaaaacaaataacaggctgcgccagggagacagTTTCTCCTctatatactgttcaatctggctctagaaaaagtaatactacttcttcttcctctttataagcaattctgcttgttcattagtGGATTAATACCTCTGTGGAAGGTTGTCACTTATCGTTCCATCTTTTGCTCTgtcgtctgatacttcttctgcaaattggtgacttatctcttgctattttgactacacgggtctcctccattctgcttatgtggttattccatttttttttctattttgtgtccattcatttatacactgtatgttacattttcttctaatgtcttcatttcTCTTTCAATCTCTCAGTGTAactcctgtaattcttctcagtactctcatctctgcagttttcagtcgcctttgcattgtggctgtgtcgggtcttggtTCTGAGGCATATTtcattattggttttacactggctttataaattcttgacttcatctcagtgttaatgtgtctatttcgccatatagtgttattaaggcatcctgtcagtctatttgctttttgtacttgatctctcacttctttgtccaagtcttcatagctagacagtgtaattcgcAGGTATCTTATTTcaattacttgttcaatactgatgccatcaatttctattttacatttggttggttctttgctgactactattgttttagttttctgagatgagattgtcatattaaattcttttacgcttgtgttaaatctgtggaccagtctttgcagactatcttcatcttgggctatcaatattgcgttgtctgcgtaacagaatatttttatttctttgtttcccattttgtatcctcttcctttgttaacgcttttgatgatttcatccatgatcaaattgatgagcatgggactcaatgaatccccttgtcttattcctctgcctatttctataggttctgtaagttgtccatctattctgacttccattttgttgttttggtaaatgatttcgatagtttttataatatttaggtgaacttctctattatacagaagatggattacatctttgaatcttactctgtcaaacgctttctttaggtcaatcagacacagagaTGCTGGTCTAtcatactctagtgatttctcagtaatttttgctttataacgaatattgcatctgtacacaatcttccactacgaaaaccctgttgttcatctgctaaacgtatcctttgatttattagcacttgtaaaattttagttttaagttttagcGTAGGTAATATTTAACAAGttgtacctctgtagttttctggttgttttttatctccttttttgaatagtagaattagttcgctcattctccattcttccggtattttattgtgttttataattttattaattaatgttgttaattgttctctCCACAATATTGTCATTGCTGCCCAACACTTATTATGTTTATCTAAGCTTGAACATTTCTTAGTCAGTACGACTCATTTATCTTAATGTCTCACACCcaaagatataataaaattttactacttcCTGTAGGATTTAATGATTATTCATTGGCTTTTTATCATTTATATTATTAACTGTTCTTCGTTAAAGAGAAAAATTTACTATGATAAGACGATAAATGACTAAACTGGAGTTGGTAGTATATTTGAGATGAAacctaaaaatacaattatatgcATCACTAAGcattaataacaaatttatatttaaaaaaaatatgattaatggactcaaaaatattataaaaagcgTAGAAATTGTTTATTAGTAtctttattgtttattataataatactatatatatcggttatatcgaagataaaacaaagaatatcaatggtaagaaaagagaaaggcgctaaagaaagaaaatggaatacatatatgtttaaaaatcctaaaaagaagaatgagaaccaggagaaaataaaagtaatattaaatgaaagaggagaacaaaacaacattgaagaatgGAATGTCATCCAAATGACAATTaaaaatatggcaaaggaaacattaggtgaaacctcaagcaaaagaaacgaggaatggtttgaccaagattgccaacaagtaataaatagcaaaaatatagctagacagaagtgtctacaaagggattcccgattgaatagaagggcatatgaagaactcagaaaagatgcaaagaaaatatgtagaaggaaaaagagagaaatgttggaatagaaaaatacaacaaattacagattataataacagaagagagactagaaaattttacaaggaaaccaagcaatgcacccaaggatacatgacaagatcaacagtttgcaaggacaaaaatggggcaattatcagcgagaaagaggaaataatgaaaaggtggaaggagca is drawn from Diabrotica undecimpunctata isolate CICGRU chromosome 5, icDiaUnde3, whole genome shotgun sequence and contains these coding sequences:
- the LOC140442062 gene encoding ubiquitin-conjugating enzyme E2 J2-like — translated: MSRKPNSATARLKQDYLRLKRDPVPYITAEPLPSNILEWHYVVCGPEKSSYEGGYYHGKLVFPREFPFKPPSIYMITPNGRFKTNKKLCLSISDFHPDTWNPAWSVSTILTGLLSFMLEKSPTLGSIETTDYDKRQFAYQSLEFNLKDNYFCDLFPDIVAQMQVELAERNANQNLNFENQKNLQTVEQPSSFQSCITNLCVIIGFAAFAFTVKYVMKTTAAETE